The genome window TCTGTTTTGTCCTGGAACATCTCAAGGAGCCGGAGGCAGCGCTGATGGCGCTAAGGACGGTACTGAAGCAGGGCGGGGAGATCACGGCGATCGAGGGAGATCACGGATCCTGCTTCTTCCATCCGCACAGCGACCACGCCATAAGCGCGATCAGATGTCTGATAATGGACCAGGCGAACACGGGCGGCGATGCCAATATCGGCAGGAGGCTCTTTCCGCTCATCTCCTCGGCCATGTTCAATGAGGTGAGCGTGACGCCTAGAATGGTCTATGTGGACGCCGCAAGGCCATCCCTTGTCGATGGATTCACCGAGAGCACGTTCATCGCGATGGTGGCAGGCATCCGTGAAAAGGCCATTGCCACCGGCATGATCGATCAGGTCGAATTCGATCGCGGCATTGCCGATCTGGAAAGGACGACCAAACAGGACGGGACCTTCTGCTATACGTTCTTCAAGTGCACCGCCAAAAAGTGATCCACCGTTACTTGGCCGAGTCGGAGAACAGCCGGTCGACCATCCACTTGCTGTTGAACTTGATTATTTCCTCATAGGCCTGTCCGGTGGACAGGAAGGCTATCGGCTTCTTCACCGCATGTGCGATAGACAGCGCCGCACCGCCCTTGGCGTCCGCATCGATCTTCGTCAGAATGACAGCATCGATGCCGATCTCCTTGTTGAACGTTACCGCCTGTTCAATGGCATCATTGCCAGCTAGCGAATCGCCGACAAAGATGGTGAGATGGGGCTTTGCCACCCTCTTTATCTTCTTCATCTCATCCATAAGGTTGGAGTTGGTCTGCATCCTTCCAGCCGTGTCCACCAGGACCACGTCTCTTTGGCGCGCCTTGGCGTGATCGATGGCGTCATATGCGACGGCTGCCGGGTCTCCCCCCGACTGGTGCTTAATGACCTTGGTGCCCAGTCGCTCCCCGTGGATG of Methanomassiliicoccales archaeon contains these proteins:
- a CDS encoding methyltransferase domain-containing protein; translation: MNNEYVHGYSERESGRLQDQADTLEGLLHHDTRYPAGYRVLEAGCGVGAQTLILARNSPEAHFTCVDISEESVRQAKARVRSEGITNVDFMQADLFNLPFSPESFDGVFVCFVLEHLKEPEAALMALRTVLKQGGEITAIEGDHGSCFFHPHSDHAISAIRCLIMDQANTGGDANIGRRLFPLISSAMFNEVSVTPRMVYVDAARPSLVDGFTESTFIAMVAGIREKAIATGMIDQVEFDRGIADLERTTKQDGTFCYTFFKCTAKK
- the ftsY gene encoding signal recognition particle-docking protein FtsY; the protein is EADVALPVIEEIKVSVRDSLLGKRVDRQFTVESAVKLALQNAIESVLKQSEFDFDDYIAKHEKPVVVMFVGINGTGKTTAIAKITNRLQKNGLSVVLAAGDTFRAGAIEQISIHGERLGTKVIKHQSGGDPAAVAYDAIDHAKARQRDVVLVDTAGRMQTNSNLMDEMKKIKRVAKPHLTIFVGDSLAGNDAIEQAVTFNKEIGIDAVILTKIDADAKGGAALSIAHAVKKPIAFLSTGQAYEEIIKFNSKWMVDRLFSDSAK